The genomic stretch CGATTTGGCCTCCAAAACGCCCCTTGCCTGCAAGACCCAACAAAACTCGGCTCAGACGAGTTCCCGAAGGCAGGGCGGCTTCCTGTCGGTTAACGGCTCAATCAAGGGCTAACACGACCTGAAGCAAGGCATCCGCACATGCCAAGACGCGGAGGCTGTCGATGGCGAATCCTTCCCATGCCAAGGGACCGCCTGGAGCGTGATGTCGACGTCTGTGCCGACTAGGCATTCTTATCCAGATTACGCTCAATACGACCCGCATATAAATTTAGCTCTCAGTTCAGCGGAGAGCGATTTTCCCTTTCAAAACAATGTCGACATCGGCCGCAACCCCAAAAACGCAGCACAGAGCATTTGTCGCAACCGATCTTTCGTGAAGTCATCAGTAGGCGACGATGTGACCAACTTACAAAGTGAGCTTTAAGAATTTTAATCTAACTTTCCAGTGTGTTATATATTTGTCTCATAATGTAAATTATGTAAACTTTTAACAAATAAAGTCCCAAAAGGGACAATCGTAACCGTTCGGATTCACCCTTCGGCTTCTTTGCGGATCAGCAACGAAACGACTCCCAAGCACCTGTCGGACATTCGAGATGCCGACCAAGGGACCCATTGAGCATTTTTTATGCGGCTGATAATGATGCCCCATCATGAACAGATAAAAAGGCCATTCCGGCCGGATTCGAGGAACAATGAAATCGAGACTCGTATTTTCGCTTCTGGTGGCTTTTTTGGCAGTGGCTGGGCTCAACCCCGCCCATGCCGAAGAAAAACAGTCCTTCGAGCAATGGCTTGAACACTACCGGGCCTGGGACAGACTGGAAAAGGAATACGCGCACGAGCCCTCCGCCGACACGCCCGAGGCCGTGCTCAAACGCGCTCAGGTCTATCTGAATCTCAATTCACCAGAGAAAGCCCTTGAACTCATTGAAATGACGCCTGCTTTTACCGGCCAGTCGGAAGCCGACCGTCTGTGGCTCGGAGGACAAGCCCATCGAGGGCTGGGTGATCTGACCAAAGCCGTACTTTGGTACACTCAAGCCGCCAGGTTCATGCCCGACGAGGAACTCCGCTCCCGTTTCAAGGCCGAATCGGGCCTGGAGCCCATCTGGCACGATGTATGGCTCAAGATGTACTGGTCCTGGCTTGCCAATCACACCATTTCAAGAGATTCCCAGCGAGAAGCCCTGGACCTGATAATGGCCGTGGGCATCAAAGTCTGGCCCAACGAATTCTGGAACGGTGTCCATTCTCTCCTTCAGAACCAACCGTTGGCCAATGCCGCGCCGCCCGCTTCCGCCCTTGTGTCTTCCGCCGATACCATGCTCATCGCCAAGGCCATGGCCTCGATTTCTCTTGAAAAATTCGATGAAGCATCGACTCATATCACCAAGCTGTCCAACGAAACAGTCCGCCAGTTCTGGGCTTCGACCCTGTATTTTCTCAATAGCGGCAACACGCCGACAAACATTGATGTTTTCCTCGAAGGAAACTATCTGAAGGCGTATGCATTCTGGTCGGGCAATGTCCTGGCGCCTTATTCCAAGTCCCGGACCGATTGGTTCCTGGGCAATCCGGACTCCGCCGCCTGGACAAAATTCCGCAACAACATCCTGAACATGCCCCCGGAAGCGGCGGAAAAAGCTATCGACAACGAGCTGGGCTCCATGCTCATTTCAGAGCAGACCGCCGCCTTGTTGCGTAATTTCAAGCTCGCCCTGTCTCTTGCCAACGGCAACACCTCTGCTGCGGCAACCACCTGGAACAGCACGGATAAAAGCACTTTGCCAATCTGCCTCAGGCTGGCCGGGACCCTGGCCTTCAAGGAAAGCTTGAACAAAGTTCTGCCCGAAAATCCGGGCGAAGCCTTTGCTCTGTACCCGGTTTTGGCCGCCCTCTCCGGGGCCGCCGGTATGGATGTTCACCCCAAGACCGAAGCCCCCTTCTGGACCGCCGCCCCGCAGGACCAGTTGCAATCCCTTTCTACCGTCAGGTATCCCCTGGATCGGCTGCTGCTTTTAGCCTATTGGCAGCAACGCTTCACCCAATCTCCGTCCGTTGAACTGGCCAAACGCGGCGCTTATCTTTTCGACGACACGTCCTTCGGCATACGCAGCCTGATTCATCTCGCCGACGACGCGGTGAAGAACAAGCAGTTACAACACGGGGCCTTTTATCTGAACCGGATAGACGACACCGCCCTGCCACCCGAGTTGCGGATGGCCTGGCTGGATATCAAGACCCGCCTGGAACTGGACGCCGGAAGCCAAGGCAAGGCGCTTGAGACTTATCAGGACATGGTCAAGACCGATGAACCTATCCCGGTGATGACCCGGCTGCGCATGGCACTTCTTTACCAGCAGCGAAGGGAATATGAGGCTGCTCAAAAGGAATTGCTGGCCATGTGGGACGCCCGGGCGAGCATGACCACCGCTTTGCAGGCCGAGACCTTGTTCTGGCTCGGCGAGGGCGAACAGGCCATGCGCAACCCGGATAAGGCCTTGGACTATTACCTCAAATTGGCGTGGCAATATCCCCAGGAAAACATCTGGGCCTTGACCGCCATGTATCGCGCCTCCCTGATCTATGAAAAACGGGGCAAATACGAAACCGCCAAAAAGCTGCTCGGAACCGTGGTGCGCAACGCTGCCCGCAAGGAACAGCGAGTCGCCGCCCAAGCCCGCATCGACGCCATCGACAAGAAGATGGGCGAGGAAAAGAACGAGGGTGAAAGCACGCTGGTCTACCCGTTCTAGGCGAGACGACCGGACTGACCATTGAATCGGCCATCGGCAGGGTGCCTTGAGCACCCTGCCGATGGCCCTCAGCGTCAACGTCCCGGCTATTTCTCATTGTAACTCTCCGCCCACCTGTCCATAGGCTCATCCCAGACTCCATGGGTGCAGAGGCCCCCGCTACTCCCCTCCACCTGCCAGACCATTTTGTGTTCGACGGCCTCTCCGGCGAATTCCCCCCGACTAGCTGCCGCCAATTCCCGAATAACATGGAGACCAACGGCAAATAATGCGTTTGGGAATGAGACTTCATCTCATCCTCGATTTGCCGAAAGTACAGGGTGGCCCAACGTGGGACATGCAAATCTCAAAACACACGCACATCTTTCATTGAGATCTTCGGACAGGGCATACACATGAAGCTTGACGGCTATAGCCTTAACGAATAGCCGACTAAGAAAAGGAAAGGGTTGCAACCAACCGGCTGCAACCCTTAATTTTACTCTTTATGGAGAGGTGATACTTGGTATTTATCCGAGCATAGCCCTACTCGGCTGATCTTTTGGCCTTCAAGCCCACTACCGAATGTACCGCTTTTCATTTTCCTTCATGGCCGCCACGTCCTGCAACCTGAAAATTTCCGTTACCGGAACAACGTGGCTGTCGGCATTTTGGATACCGCCATCCCGCCGTATCTCGGCAAAGACATCCTGCATCGCCTTGACCGAAGCGCGTATGGCGTGATTGCCGTATATGACGACGCCGACCTTTCCGGTCCGCTTCATTTTCTCTTCGGTCAACTCGGGATAGCTGGTAGGGATCAGGACCACGGGCACCCGTCCGCTCCACTTGTCCAGAAAACCGAGGATTTCATCGGGACTCTTTGATTTGGAGTGCACAAGGATCATATCGGCTCCGGCCTCAACGTAGGCATCGGCGCGGGCCAGAGCCTCTTCGATCCCCTTTCCCGCAATCAGCGCTTCGGTACGGGCGATTATTACAAAGTCGGGCGATCGCCTGGCTGCGACAGCCGCCTCCACTTTGCCTTGAAATTCCTGAATGGGAACCAATTCCTGCCGCCCCCCTTTCAAGAGGCTTGTATCCTTCGGGAACTTCTTGTCTTCCATGACGACCGCTGCCGCCCCAGCCTGCTCGTAGGCGCTGACCACATGCATTACATTGATGGCATTGCCGTACCCTGTGTCGATGTCGGCAATAATGGGTATCGACACTTGCGAAGCCATGGCCCGTGTGTTGTCGAGATGCTGCGTCAACGACAGCAGGCTGGCGTCAGGGATGCCGTATGCCGCCGACAGCTCAAAACCGCTCGCCCAAATCCCATTAAATCCGGCCTCTTCGGCAAGCTTGGCGGAAAGGGGGTTATGCGCGGCCATCGCATGAAAAATGCCGTTCTGCTCTATGATGCTTTTAATTCTGTTCATAATGGCCCTCCCGTTATTTCAACTCGGCGCAGGACGCTTCTATCCGGTCGATTCCCTTGGAAAGGTTCTCCAGGGAAGCGGCGCAGGAAATCCTGAAATGCCCGGGAGCGAAGAACGCCGAACCCGGTACAACGGCGACGCCCGCCGATTCCATGAAGTGCATCCCAAGCTCTATGTCATTGGCTATGGTTTCGCCTTCAGGCGTCTTTTTACCGATCAAATCGGAACAATCGACAAAGACATAAAAGGAACCGCTCGGCATCGAACAATTCAACCCGTCTATCTTGTTGATTCTTTCGACTGTAAACTGGATTCGCCGATAGTAATCCTCGATGAACTGAGTGATGTGCTCCTGCGGACCGTTGAGCGCCTCGATTGCGGCCACCTGCGAAATGGAGCAGGCATGGGATGTCGTTTGGGACTGGACCAGATTCATCGTTTTTATCAGATGCGCCGGACCCGCGCCGTATCCTACCCGCCAACCCGTCATGCAGTATGTCTTCGAAAGACTGTTGACCACCAGGCAGCGATCGGCCAAATCAGGCGCGACTTCGGCCATGGTGGCGAATCGGGTCCCGGGATAGGTAAATTTTTCGTATACATCGTCAGACATGACGGAGACATGGGGATAGCGCCGAAGCAGCTCGGCGATGATCTTGAGGTCCCCTTCCTGATACACCGCGCCCGACGGATTGTTGGGCGAATTGAATATGATCCATTTTGTCCGGTCTGTAATTTTGGCTTCAAGCTCTTGGGGATCAAGCAGATAGGAATTATCCTTGCGGCATTCCACGAAAATCGGAGTTCCCCCTGCGAGTGAAACCATATCGGGATAGGACACCCAGCACGGCGTGGGGATCAGGACCTCGTCCCCCTTGTCCAGGGTCGCCACCAGGGCGTTGTACAACACCTGCTTGGCGCCCGTGCCGACCGTTATCTGGTCGGGCGTGTACCTGAGGTTGTTATCCTTCGCCAATTTGTCGCATATGGCTTCCCGAAGAGGGAGAATGCCGGGGACGGAGGTGTATCGAGTATGCCCTTCACGCATAGCCCTTTCTCCCGCATCGATGATGTTCATGGGAGTATCGTAGTCGGGTTCGCCGAGGCTGAGGGAAATGACTTCCCGCCCCTGCGCGTTCAGGTTGGCGGCGATCTGTGCGATCGCCTTGGTCTGGGAAGGCTTCACGTTGGCCAATTTTTTCGCGATATTGATCATTTAGGTACCTATGCCCATGAAAGTCTTCCGAACGAAACCTTCGAATGGGATAAAAGTTGAGGGGGAAACAATTCAGGGCGCCCTTCCCTAGGCGGATTCGAGGTTACGGCCCCGAATCCGCCTCAAAAGAGGGATTTATCTTTTATTTGGAAGCGAGCGCATCCTTCCAGATCTTGATGACCTTGTCCTTTTCGGCTCCGGCCTGCTGCTGATCAACGGGGAAGACCTTGATGTCCTTCATGTTGGGAAGCGCCGAAGATGCGGAGACATCGACATCGGCTCTCGTAGGTCTTCTGAAGCTCTTCTCGAAAATCGTCTGCTGAGCCTCTTTGGACATCATGATATCAAACAGCTTCTTCGCGTTTTCGGCATGGGGCGCGCCCTTGATGATGAACATGCCTTCGGGAGACAGGAACGTTCCTTCCTCGGGGTACACAAGCTTGATGGAACGCTGTCCGCTGGCCACATAGCGATAAGCGGCGTATTCAATCGTGACGCCGATCGGATATTCACCCTGGGCCACGCCCTTGTAGACGCTGCTGGAACCACCGGTGACCGTGACGCGCTTCGCCAGTTTTTTCACGCCCTCTTCACCGTACTTCTTGTAAATGCCGTAAAGCTGAAGATAGGCGGAACTGGATGCGGACGGATCGGCAAAGGCTATTCTGTCCTCGCCTGCACCGTTGAGAATGTCGTCCCAGCCCTTGGGCATTTCCCCTTTGACCTGATCTTTGTTGACCATCAAAACGACCACATGGACATTGGTGCCGAGCCATTTGCCGTCAGGTCCGCGCAGAGATTCAGGGACGGTTTTCCCCTGTTCGGAATCATACGATTCCGCCATGTCGACGTAACCGGCGAGGGTGCCGAAACCGCTGCTCCAAAAGACATCACCGCTCGGCGCACCCTTTTCCGCGACAACGCGCTGAAGCAATACGCCAGTTTTTCCTCTGATGACGTTCACATGCATATCCGGGGCCTGCTTTTTGACCGTTTCGAGAATGACCTGAACGGAGTCTTCGCTATTGGTAGCGTAAAGCGTCACATCTTCCCCGGCGCGGGCTTGCGTTGCGAACGCCGCAAGGCAAACAAGAAAGGCGGCTAACAACTTTTTCATTGGAATCTCCTTTTGCTCTTTTTCAATTATTTTAGGGGTTATTTAAACAATTCCACTTTAGTGAATTTGGTGACCAGGAAAATGGGCGTCAGAATAAGGACGATCATGACCACTCCATAAGCGGAGGCTTGCGCCATGAGATCGCTGTCGATCAAATTGTAGATTTTTATGGGCAATGTTTCCTGGCTGGGGTGATACAGCAGGAGTGTCGACGCCAGTTCCGCCATGGTCATCGCCCACATCAGAACCGCGGCGGAAGTAATGCCGGGGGCCATGAGCGGGGCAACCACCTTCCGGAAGCTCTTCATCGGAGAGGTGCCGAGGCTGATGGCGGCCTCCTCTATCGAGTCGGGTATGTTGAACAAGTTGGCGGAAGCATTTCTGACGGAAAACGGCAGTCGCCGGAGGGTCAACGCCAAAACCATAATGATGGGAGTGCCGGTTAACGGAATCAATCCCGCATTGAAGGTTTGAGAAAGGGCTATCCCCAGCACGGTTCCGAAAATGGCCATCGGAAGCATGACCATGAAATCAAGGGCTTCGGTCAATGCATTTTTCTTCTTGATGATCAGATAGGAAGCAGTCGTGCCGAATACGACGCCCAAGACCGTTGCCGAAAATGCGTATGAAATGGAATTGACTATGATTTCCACTCCATAATCGGCTACGTTGGCGAAATGTTTCAGGGTGAAATGGCCCCAATGCATCACCGGCCCGGTGGAATCGGTGATCGAACCGGCCAAGACAAGCCCGAGGGGAAGCAGCGTCACAGCCAAAAGGGCAAGCACGGCCACATACGCGGCAACGCCCCATGCTCCTTTGATCGGAAGCGCTTTCATGGAGCGGCCCTGCCTCATTTCAAAACGCGATTTTCCGACAAACCGCTTCTGAACGAACAGAATCAACCCGACGAGGACTATGGAAATGGTTGCCAATGCGCTCTGCATCAAAGGATTCAAGCCTACCTCGCTGAGAAAGCTGTTGTAGGTCATAACCGACAGGAGCGGGACGCTCGGTCCCAGTATGATCGCGATCGAGAAATTTCCCAAAACGAGAGTGAACACAACAAGAGCGCTGGAGAGAATTGCCGGCGCCATCAGCGGGACCATGGTCCTGATCCGTGCGGAAATCGGCGATCGGCCCAAACTTTGCGCGGCCTCCTCCAGTTGAACGTCGAAGCTCCTCAAAGCTGCGAGAGACGCCATATACACATGAACATAATAAGTAATGGCCATGACGAAGATCAGCCCGGTCCACCCGTAAAATCGAGGGGCCCTGATGCCCAATTCGAGCAGCATCTGCGTAACGAACCCATTGTAGCCGAAAACAAGCAGCCAGGATTGAGTGGTAATCAATTCCGGAATAATAACGACGGTAATCGGCAGGATGCTCAACAAGGATTTGAAAGGGAAATCATAGTAAACGGTGACATAGGCAAGAGGCACACCGATAAGGACGGTTACGACGGTAACGGCGGCCGCAAGAAACAAGGAGTTGAAGAGACCTTGGAGGTAATCCCCTTCCGTAAAGAAAATCTTAAACCCTTCCAGAGTTAATGCCCCGTCGGCATTCTGAAGGCTCGCCAGAATCACCTTGAAGATCGGCAGGAGCAGAAACACTGCCAGGAAAAGGCAGGAAAGAAGGGTCAGGGCTCCCCAAGGCATGAATTTATTCATCGTCCTTAGCTCCTGACACACCGCAGAGA from Desulfovibrio sp. Fe33 encodes the following:
- a CDS encoding tetratricopeptide repeat protein, with protein sequence MKSRLVFSLLVAFLAVAGLNPAHAEEKQSFEQWLEHYRAWDRLEKEYAHEPSADTPEAVLKRAQVYLNLNSPEKALELIEMTPAFTGQSEADRLWLGGQAHRGLGDLTKAVLWYTQAARFMPDEELRSRFKAESGLEPIWHDVWLKMYWSWLANHTISRDSQREALDLIMAVGIKVWPNEFWNGVHSLLQNQPLANAAPPASALVSSADTMLIAKAMASISLEKFDEASTHITKLSNETVRQFWASTLYFLNSGNTPTNIDVFLEGNYLKAYAFWSGNVLAPYSKSRTDWFLGNPDSAAWTKFRNNILNMPPEAAEKAIDNELGSMLISEQTAALLRNFKLALSLANGNTSAAATTWNSTDKSTLPICLRLAGTLAFKESLNKVLPENPGEAFALYPVLAALSGAAGMDVHPKTEAPFWTAAPQDQLQSLSTVRYPLDRLLLLAYWQQRFTQSPSVELAKRGAYLFDDTSFGIRSLIHLADDAVKNKQLQHGAFYLNRIDDTALPPELRMAWLDIKTRLELDAGSQGKALETYQDMVKTDEPIPVMTRLRMALLYQQRREYEAAQKELLAMWDARASMTTALQAETLFWLGEGEQAMRNPDKALDYYLKLAWQYPQENIWALTAMYRASLIYEKRGKYETAKKLLGTVVRNAARKEQRVAAQARIDAIDKKMGEEKNEGESTLVYPF
- a CDS encoding phosphonopyruvate hydrolase, with the translated sequence MNRIKSIIEQNGIFHAMAAHNPLSAKLAEEAGFNGIWASGFELSAAYGIPDASLLSLTQHLDNTRAMASQVSIPIIADIDTGYGNAINVMHVVSAYEQAGAAAVVMEDKKFPKDTSLLKGGRQELVPIQEFQGKVEAAVAARRSPDFVIIARTEALIAGKGIEEALARADAYVEAGADMILVHSKSKSPDEILGFLDKWSGRVPVVLIPTSYPELTEEKMKRTGKVGVVIYGNHAIRASVKAMQDVFAEIRRDGGIQNADSHVVPVTEIFRLQDVAAMKENEKRYIR
- a CDS encoding pyridoxal phosphate-dependent aminotransferase, yielding MINIAKKLANVKPSQTKAIAQIAANLNAQGREVISLSLGEPDYDTPMNIIDAGERAMREGHTRYTSVPGILPLREAICDKLAKDNNLRYTPDQITVGTGAKQVLYNALVATLDKGDEVLIPTPCWVSYPDMVSLAGGTPIFVECRKDNSYLLDPQELEAKITDRTKWIIFNSPNNPSGAVYQEGDLKIIAELLRRYPHVSVMSDDVYEKFTYPGTRFATMAEVAPDLADRCLVVNSLSKTYCMTGWRVGYGAGPAHLIKTMNLVQSQTTSHACSISQVAAIEALNGPQEHITQFIEDYYRRIQFTVERINKIDGLNCSMPSGSFYVFVDCSDLIGKKTPEGETIANDIELGMHFMESAGVAVVPGSAFFAPGHFRISCAASLENLSKGIDRIEASCAELK
- a CDS encoding extracellular solute-binding protein, which translates into the protein MKKLLAAFLVCLAAFATQARAGEDVTLYATNSEDSVQVILETVKKQAPDMHVNVIRGKTGVLLQRVVAEKGAPSGDVFWSSGFGTLAGYVDMAESYDSEQGKTVPESLRGPDGKWLGTNVHVVVLMVNKDQVKGEMPKGWDDILNGAGEDRIAFADPSASSSAYLQLYGIYKKYGEEGVKKLAKRVTVTGGSSSVYKGVAQGEYPIGVTIEYAAYRYVASGQRSIKLVYPEEGTFLSPEGMFIIKGAPHAENAKKLFDIMMSKEAQQTIFEKSFRRPTRADVDVSASSALPNMKDIKVFPVDQQQAGAEKDKVIKIWKDALASK
- a CDS encoding ABC transporter permease — its product is MNKFMPWGALTLLSCLFLAVFLLLPIFKVILASLQNADGALTLEGFKIFFTEGDYLQGLFNSLFLAAAVTVVTVLIGVPLAYVTVYYDFPFKSLLSILPITVVIIPELITTQSWLLVFGYNGFVTQMLLELGIRAPRFYGWTGLIFVMAITYYVHVYMASLAALRSFDVQLEEAAQSLGRSPISARIRTMVPLMAPAILSSALVVFTLVLGNFSIAIILGPSVPLLSVMTYNSFLSEVGLNPLMQSALATISIVLVGLILFVQKRFVGKSRFEMRQGRSMKALPIKGAWGVAAYVAVLALLAVTLLPLGLVLAGSITDSTGPVMHWGHFTLKHFANVADYGVEIIVNSISYAFSATVLGVVFGTTASYLIIKKKNALTEALDFMVMLPMAIFGTVLGIALSQTFNAGLIPLTGTPIIMVLALTLRRLPFSVRNASANLFNIPDSIEEAAISLGTSPMKSFRKVVAPLMAPGITSAAVLMWAMTMAELASTLLLYHPSQETLPIKIYNLIDSDLMAQASAYGVVMIVLILTPIFLVTKFTKVELFK